A window from Nothobranchius furzeri strain GRZ-AD chromosome 17, NfurGRZ-RIMD1, whole genome shotgun sequence encodes these proteins:
- the LOC139063675 gene encoding uncharacterized protein isoform X1 produces the protein MWDLTVVLRGLSEASFEPLDQASLKFLSLKTALLLALASVKRVNDLTALSVAPACLRIREDGGSAVFCPNPAFVPKNINTSFKSRSISLAGLFPPPHNSDEEAASHLLCPVHALTRYVSRTSGICRSQSLFVHYRDSSLGQALSTQHLSHWLCDAISLAYTSSGRDPPETLRAHSARGISSSMALHSGVSIDGRHFSGCFMGFPMSLYSLLFMRCVFRFHQSFSAWTSGRLSESIMAPHQPYLNEFHPLVDDDFSGGPTLISGCLILLSPRLRLSGPL, from the coding sequence atgtgggacctaacggtggttctgcgcggcttatctgaagcctcatttgaacccttggaccaggcctCACTCAAGtttctgtcactcaaaactgccttgctgctggcgctggcatcagtcaagagagtgaacgACCTAactgccctctcagtggctcccgcatgcctcaggatccgggaagatggcgggtctgctgttttctgccccaacccagcctttgtgcccaaaaacattaatacttccttcaaatccaggtcaatttcattggctggactttttcctcctccccataattctgatgaggaggcggcttcccatcttctctgcccggtgcacgCGCtcacacgatatgtgtcacgcacttcagggatttgccgctcacaaagcctgtttgtgcactacagagactcttcccttggaCAAGCGCTGTCAACCCagcatctttcacactggctgtgtgacgccatttcactcgcttacacatcatcagggcgggatcctcctgagacactccgggctcactcagccagagggatttcctcttctatggcgctccacagtggtgtgtcgatcgatggaagacatttttcaggctgcttcatgggcttccccatgtccctttactcgttattatttatgagatgtgtcttcaggttccatcaatcgttcagtgcttggacctcaggcaggctgagtgaaagcattatggcaccacatcagccctacttgaatgaatttcatcctcttgtggatgatgattttagtgggggccccactcttatctctggctgcctcaTCCTTTTAAGCCCTCGGCTGAGGCTGAGCGGCCCTCTCTAA